The following are encoded together in the Ranitomeya imitator isolate aRanImi1 chromosome 4, aRanImi1.pri, whole genome shotgun sequence genome:
- the FIS1 gene encoding mitochondrial fission 1 protein has translation MEAVLNDLVAVDDLMRFEKKYLAEQSAGSLSKSTQFEYAWCLIRSKYTADIQKGALLLEDLLPKGNKDEQRDYLFYLAVAHYRLKEYEKALKYVRTLLSKEPKNTQALELEKIIDKKMQKEGLVGMAIVGGMALGVAGLAGLIGLAISKSK, from the exons ATGGAGGCCGTGCTGAACGATCTGGTGGCCGTGGACGATCTGATG AGGTTTGAGAAGAAGTATCTGGCCGAACAGTCCGCCGGATCGCTGAGCAAGAGCACGCAGTTCGAGTACGCCTGGTGCTTGATTCGCAGCAAGTACACTGCCGACATCCAGAAAGGGGCTTTGCTTCTGGAAG ATCTCTTACCAAAGGGCAATAAAGACGAGCAGAGAGACTACCTGTTCTACCTGGCCGTGGCTCACTACAGATTAAAG GAATATGAGAAGGCGTTGAAGTACGTAAGGACTCTTCTCAGTAAAGAACCAAAGAACACACAAGCCCTGGAGCTAGAGAAGATCATCGATAAGAAGATGCAAAAAG AGGGTCTTGTCGGCATGGCCATCGTTGGTGGAATGGCTCTGGGAGTTGCCGGTCTCGCAGGCCTCATTGGTTTGGCCATTTCCAAATCCAAATAA